Proteins encoded by one window of Microcebus murinus isolate Inina chromosome 2, M.murinus_Inina_mat1.0, whole genome shotgun sequence:
- the SLC66A1 gene encoding lysosomal amino acid transporter 1 homolog yields MVWKKLSSGNFSSCPNGSREWIWDVFGECAQDGWDEASVGLGLVSIVCFAASTFPQFIKACKTGNMDQALSLWFLLGWIGGDSCNLIGSFLANQLPLQTYTAVYYVLADLLMLTLYFHYKFKKRPSLLSAPINCALLFFVGTVCAMPLLRGTGPVAAPREVFRGRALLSVEPGNKPFTQQEIVGFVIGSVSSVLYLLSRLPQIRTNFLRKSTQGVSYSLFALVMLGNTLYGLSVLLKNPEVGQSEGSYLLHHLPWLVGSLGVLLLDTVISIQFLLYRNRTASSELEPLLPS; encoded by the exons ATGGTCTGGAAGAAACTGAGCTCTGGCAACTTCTCCAGCTGCCCCAATGGCTCCCGAGAGTGGATATGGGACGTGTTTGGTGAATGTGCCCAGGACGGCTGGGATGAGGCCAGTGTGGGCCTGGGCTTGGTCTCCATTGTCTGCTTCGCTGCGTCTACCTTCCC GCAGTTCATCAAGGCCTGCAAGACGGGCAACATGGACCAGGCCCTGTCCCTGTGGTTCCTCCTGGGCTGGATCGGCGGGGACTCCTGCAACCTCATCGGCTCCTTCCTTGCTAACCAGCTGCCCCTGCAG ACCTACACAGCTGTGTACTACGTCTTGGCGGACCTGCTCATGCTGACGCTGTACTTTCACTACAAGTTCAAGAAGCGCCCATCTCTGT TGTCTGCCCCCATCAACTGTGCGCTCCTGTTCTTCGTGGGGACGGTGTGTGCCATGCCTCTGCTGCGCGGCACGGGCCCTGTGGCTGCCCCGAGGGAGGTCTTCCGGGGGCGGGCGCTCCTGTCTGTGGAGCCAGGCAACAAG CCCTTTACTCAGCAGGAGATCGTGGGCTTCGTCATCGGCTCCGTCTCCAGCGTGCTGTACCTGCTGTCCCGGCTGCCCCAGATCCGCACCAAC TTCCTGCGGAAGTCCACGCAGGGCGTCTCCTACTCGCTGTTCGCGCTGGTCATGCTGGGGAACACGCTGTACGGGCTGAGCGTGCTGCTCAAAAACCCCGAGGTGGGCCAGAGCGAGGGCAGCTACCTGCTGCACCACCTGCCTTGGCTCGTGGGCAGCCTGGGCGTGCTGCTGCTCGACACCGTC ATCTCCATCCAGTTCCTGCTGTACAGGAACCGCACAGCCTCCTCGGAGCtcgagcccctcctccccagctga